One Roseburia rectibacter DNA window includes the following coding sequences:
- a CDS encoding Na+/H+ antiporter NhaC family protein has translation MSYGLIATLIVLVIVVGAITTKKCEAFLIAGSMVGALVLWKQNFLTEWVSTLEGVMSDEAYVILICGLFGSLVALLTASKGSFGFTKIVTKICSTERKTLFTTFLLGILIFVDDYLNVLSIGTAMKGSYDKKKVPREALAYLLDSTGAPVCVLIPFSSWAAYFGAIFLQQDCVKSLAGGSLMKTYLMAVPYCVYPIVALIIVFLFCMGWFPKLGGMKKAYDRVAATGKTYSDISRKYNIGSEYGEEEGRSVWFFVIPLAVLVDIAVATGDLVVAAIIAILVCMVLYIGAKIMTFSEFWDTFVKGFADMLPIIILLISALTFQKIASEMEMTEFFVDLCKPIMSGAVFPMIAFIIVGLLAFMIANAWGVCTLVAPVLLPLGASVGANIVLVMAAILSGCAFGNHACFYCDTTVLASNGAGIDNLEHAGSQLPYVLIGAAVSVIGFLILGLVM, from the coding sequence ATGAGCTATGGATTGATTGCTACGTTAATTGTACTTGTCATTGTGGTTGGTGCGATCACGACAAAAAAATGTGAGGCATTCCTGATTGCCGGTTCTATGGTTGGTGCACTTGTCTTATGGAAACAAAACTTCCTCACAGAGTGGGTATCCACACTGGAAGGGGTAATGAGTGATGAAGCATATGTTATTCTGATATGTGGATTGTTTGGCAGTCTTGTAGCACTGCTTACAGCATCAAAAGGAAGTTTTGGTTTTACAAAGATTGTCACAAAAATCTGTAGTACGGAAAGAAAGACGTTATTTACCACATTTCTTTTAGGAATTTTGATCTTTGTGGATGATTATTTAAATGTTTTATCGATCGGAACTGCAATGAAAGGTTCTTATGATAAGAAGAAAGTGCCGAGAGAAGCACTTGCATACCTTTTAGACAGCACAGGTGCTCCGGTCTGTGTACTGATTCCGTTTTCTTCCTGGGCAGCTTATTTTGGAGCGATTTTCCTTCAGCAGGACTGTGTTAAGAGTCTTGCAGGCGGCAGTCTGATGAAAACTTACCTGATGGCGGTTCCGTATTGTGTATACCCGATCGTTGCACTTATTATCGTATTCCTTTTCTGTATGGGCTGGTTCCCGAAACTGGGTGGAATGAAAAAAGCATATGACCGTGTTGCAGCAACCGGGAAAACATACAGTGATATCAGCAGAAAATACAACATTGGTTCTGAGTATGGCGAAGAAGAAGGAAGAAGCGTATGGTTCTTTGTAATTCCACTTGCAGTGTTAGTCGACATTGCAGTTGCAACCGGTGATCTTGTGGTAGCAGCGATCATTGCAATTCTTGTCTGTATGGTATTATATATAGGAGCAAAGATCATGACATTTTCCGAATTCTGGGATACCTTTGTCAAAGGATTTGCAGATATGCTTCCGATCATTATTCTTTTAATTTCAGCACTGACTTTCCAGAAGATCGCAAGTGAAATGGAAATGACAGAGTTTTTTGTAGATTTGTGCAAACCGATCATGTCGGGCGCAGTATTCCCGATGATCGCATTTATCATTGTAGGACTGCTTGCATTTATGATCGCAAATGCATGGGGCGTATGTACACTGGTTGCACCTGTTTTACTTCCACTTGGTGCAAGTGTTGGAGCAAATATCGTGCTTGTAATGGCAGCAATCCTCTCCGGATGTGCATTTGGAAACCACGCATGTTTTTACTGTGACACCACGGTTCTTGCTTCGAACGGTGCAGGAATTGACAACCTTGAGCATGCAGGTTCACAGCTTCCATATGTTTTGATCGGTGCAGCAGTATCTGTGATCGGATTTTTGATTTTAGGATTGGTAATGTGA
- a CDS encoding cytidylate kinase-like family protein has protein sequence MEKKKYIVTIARQFGSLGRPIAMRMSEKLGIEFYDRDIVEEAAKKLNLPVSKIDEIEESAKKKVKTNSFRRMMYPLGTQTDDLQNKLFDAQQNIIKFLAERESCIIVGRCSDFILADEPNLLRIYIYAPYEARVANCVNDLNMDEEDARKMIRAVDEARDHYHMHYAGFLPNDQRFKEIMIDSSMLGTEGTADYLVDAVKRKFELD, from the coding sequence ATGGAAAAGAAAAAATATATTGTTACGATAGCCAGACAGTTTGGAAGCCTTGGACGTCCGATCGCAATGCGGATGAGTGAGAAACTGGGGATCGAATTTTACGACCGCGATATCGTGGAGGAGGCTGCAAAAAAGCTGAATCTTCCGGTATCAAAAATTGATGAGATCGAGGAGAGCGCAAAGAAAAAAGTAAAAACTAACAGTTTCCGGCGTATGATGTATCCGCTTGGAACGCAGACGGATGACCTTCAGAATAAATTATTTGATGCACAGCAGAATATCATCAAATTCCTTGCAGAACGGGAATCCTGTATCATTGTCGGGCGCTGTTCGGATTTTATCCTTGCAGATGAACCGAATCTGCTCCGGATCTATATATATGCACCTTATGAGGCGCGGGTTGCGAACTGTGTCAATGATCTGAATATGGATGAAGAGGATGCCCGCAAAATGATCCGTGCGGTGGACGAGGCAAGAGATCATTATCATATGCATTATGCAGGATTTCTTCCGAACGATCAGCGCTTTAAAGAGATCATGATCGACAGCAGCATGCTTGGGACAGAGGGCACAGCCGATTATCTGGTGGATGCTGTAAAAAGGAAATTTGAGTTAGATTAA